In Nymphaea colorata isolate Beijing-Zhang1983 chromosome 13, ASM883128v2, whole genome shotgun sequence, one DNA window encodes the following:
- the LOC116266599 gene encoding 60S acidic ribosomal protein P2-like yields the protein MKIVAAYLLAVLGGNANPSVGDLKSILGSVGAEAEDDRIDFLLSEVKGHDITELIASGREKFASVPSGGGVAVAVTSSGGGGGAAATPAAAEPKKEEKVEEKEESDEDMGFSLFD from the exons atgaagatcgTTGCAGCTTACTTGCTCGCCGTATTGGGCGGAAATGCCAACCCATCAGTCGGCGATCTAAAGTCCATCCTTGGTTCAG TTGGTGCAGAAGCTGAAGACGATAGAATAGATTTTCTATTGAGTGAAGTGAAAGGCCATGATATAACTGAACTTATAGCTTCTGGAAGGGAAAAGTTTGCTTCTGTCCCATCAGGTGGTGGTGTTGCTGTTGCAGTGACTTctagtggtggtggtggtggagcaGCTGCAACTCCTGCAGCTGCAGAGccaaagaaggaagagaaggttgaagagaaagaggaatcCGATGAG GATATGGGCTTCAGCTTGTTTGACTAG
- the LOC116266904 gene encoding exportin-2, whose translation MEASPETLETLTRCFLQTLSPDRQPRRQAEEYLASAAERPGYALAVLRLLSDASAPDQARLAASVAFKNHLRSRWSPTPDSAISAVADAEKEQIKTLIVRIMLSSQHPIQGQLSESLAVIGKSDFPKAWPSLLPELVASLRSAAAASDYSAVNGVLATANSIFKKFRFQYKTNDLLLDLKYCIDGFAAPLLELFLQTGRLIDAVVAGGGGGDAVLFRRWFESQRLCCRIFFSLNFQELPEFFEDHMKEWMGEFQKYLTTAYPLLDNDESGGGREVADELRAAVCENINLYMEKNEEEFRPFLSGFASAVWSLLVSVSAKPNRDRLTVTAIKFLTTISTSVDHSLFASPDTLRLICESIVIPNVRVREDDEELFEMNYVEYIRRDIEGSDMDTRRRIACELVKGLVTNYREQVRVLVSAEVQSMMEKYAANPAENWKDKDCAIFLVVSLASNDLVDVESFFKAVIDPELKCGDVNSQPMLKADALKFFTTFRSRIPKSLALELVPHVVRFLTAESNVVHSYAANCIEKLLLVKDDGRPRYTASDISPFLIPLMTNLYHVFELPESEENQYAMKCIMRVFGVAEFNADVAAACIAGLKTRLNEVCKNPKNPVFNHYLFESVAALVRRTCEKDPSLIKTLEASLFDILQKILVEDIAEFLPYALQIFAQMIDINRPPLPGTYMQLFGPLLSPELWVRQANVPALVRLLQAYLQKAPMELKQRLSEVLGIFQKLIDSGRTEEYGFYIVNTVIENLSYDVISPYVLHIWNALFTRLHKQRTIKFIKSLVIFMSLFLVKHGHAPLVNTINAVQENIFGVILEQFWIPNLKLITGSIEVKLCLVASTRLLCESPSLLQDSPPILVLWGKMLDSIVTLLSRPEQERVEDEPEVPDIGEAVGYTASFVNLYNAGKKEEDLVKDVKDPKEYVITSLARLSALSPGKYPAIIQGSLDSANQAALLQLCGMYNCSIV comes from the coding sequence ATGGAAGCCTCTCCGGAAACCCTAGAAACCCTCACCCGGTGCTTCCTCCAAACCCTGTCGCCGGACCGCCAGCCCCGGCGGCAGGCGGAGGAGTACCTCGCCTCGGCGGCTGAAAGGCCCGGGTATGCTCTCGCGGTCCTCCGCCTCCTATCCGACGCCTCCGCTCCTGACCAGGCCCGTCTCGCGGCGTCCGTCGCCTTCAAGAACCACCTTCGCTCCCGCTGGTCGCCGACTCCTGACTCCGCAATTTCCGCCGTCGCCGATGCCGAGAAGGAGCAGATCAAGACCCTGATCGTCCGCATCATGCTATCGTCTCAGCACCCGATCCAGGGCCAGCTGAGCGAGTCGCTCGCCGTCATCGGCAAGTCCGACTTCCCGAAGGCGTGGCCGAGCCTTCTTCCTGAGCTCGTGGCCAGCCTCCGCTCGGCTGCTGCCGCCTCGGACTACTCGGCCGTCAACGGCGTCCTGGCCACCGCGAACTCAATCTTTAAGAAGTTCCGGTTCCAGTACAAGACAAATGACCTCCTCCTTGACCTCAAGTACTGTATCGACGGGTTTGCCGCGCCGCTTCTCGAACTCTTCCTCCAGACTGGACGCCTAATTGACGCCGTGGTTGCAGGGGGCGGCGGCGGAGACGCCGTTCTCTTCCGCCGGTGGTTCGAGAGCCAGCGTCTCTGTTGCCGCATATTCTTCTCCCTTAACTTCCAGGAGCTTCCGGAATTCTTTGAGGATCACATGAAGGAATGGATGGGAGAATTCCAGAAGTACCTTACCACGGCCTATCCCCTCCTCGACAATGACGAGTCTGGCGGCGGCCGCGAGGTTGCGGACGAGCTCCGGGCGGCCGTCTGTGAGAACATCAACCTTTACATGGAGAAGAATGAAGAGGAATTCCGCCCGTTTCTCTCGGGTTTTGCTTCTGCGGTGTGGAGTTTGTTGGTCTCCGTCTCGGCGAAGCCCAATCGGGACAGGCTTACAGTTACCGCTATTAAGTTCTTGACCACCATTAGCACCAGTGTTGATCATTCTTTGTTTGCAAGCCCCGATACGCTTCGGCTGATATGTGAAAGCATTGTGATCCCCAATGTCCGGGTTCGTGAGGACGATGAGGAGTTGTTCGAGATGAATTACGTTGAATACATAAGGAGAGACATTGAGGGGAGCGATATGGACACAAGGAGGAGGATAGCGTGCGAGCTTGTAAAGGGGTTGGTGACGAACTACCGTGAGCAGGTAAGGGTTTTGGTGTCTGCTGAGGTGCAGAGTATGATGGAGAAGTATGCTGCAAACCCGGCGGAGAACTGGAAAGATAAAGACTGTGCTATATTCTTGGTGGTCTCACTCGCCAGCAACGATCTGGTGGACGTGGAGAGCTTCTTTAAGGCGGTAATCGATCCTGAGCTGAAGTGCGGAGACGTGAACTCGCAGCCGATGCTGAAAGCTGATGCATTGAAGTTCTTCACTACGTTCCGCAGCAGGATACCGAAAAGTCTGGCGCTCGAGCTCGTTCCCCACGTGGTTAGGTTTTTGACTGCTGAATCCAATGTGGTTCACTCATATGCGGCCAATTGTATAGAGAAGCTTTTGCTTGTCAAAGATGACGGAAGGCCACGATACACTGCTTCTGACATATCCCCTTTCTTGATTCCCTTGATGACTAACCTGTATCACGTGTTTGAATTGCCAGAATCTGAGGAGAATCAGTATGCCATGAAATGCATTATGCGTGTTTTTGGAGTTGCAGAGTTCAATGCAGACGTTGCTGCAGCCTGCATTGCCGGGCTGAAGACTAGACTCAATGAGGTCTGCAAGAATCCGAAGAACCCAGTCTTTAACCATTACCTCTTTGAATCGGTGGCCGCATTGGTGAGGCGAACCTGCGAGAAGGATCCTTCGCTGATAAAGACTTTAGAAGCAAGCCTGTTCGATATTCTTCAGAAGATATTGGTTGAAGACATTGCCGAATTTCTGCCTTATGCACTTCAAATTTTTGCTCAGATGATAGACATTAACAGGCCACCTCTACCAGGAACTTATATGCAGCTTTTTGGCCCTCTTCTTTCTCCAGAATTGTGGGTAAGACAGGCGAACGTTCCTGCACTGGTGAGGCTGCTGCAGGCGTACCTTCAAAAGGCTCCCATGGAGTTGAAACAGCGGCTAAGTGAGGTTCTTGGTATATTCCAGAAGCTTATCGATTCTGGTCGCACGGAGGAGTATGGTTTTTATATTGTCAATACGGTGATAGAAAACTTAAGCTACGATGTCATATCTCCGTATGTGCTTCACATTTGGAATGCCTTGTTTACGCGCTTGCATAAGCAGAGGACCATAAAATTCATAAAGTCCCTGGTCATATTCATGTCCCTCTTCCTGGTGAAACATGGGCACGCGCCTCTAGTCAACACCATAAATGCAGTTCAGGAGAACATTTTTGGAGTGATTTTAGAACAGTTTTGGATTCCGAATCTGAAATTAATCACAGGTTCTATAGAGGTTAAACTATGCCTGGTTGCATCAACTAGACTATTGTGTGAATCTCCTAGTCTGTTGCAGGATTCACCACCTATCCTGGTTTTGTGGGGCAAAATGCTTGATAGCATTGTTACATTGCTGTCACGACCAGAGCAAGAAAGAGTGGAAGATGAGCCAGAAGTTCCAGATATAGGCGAAGCTGTTGGCTATACTGCCTCTTTTGTAAATCTTTATAACGctggaaagaaagaagaggaccTTGTAAAGGACGTTAAGGATCCAAAGgaatatgtaataacaagtttggCAAGGCTTTCAGCTCTTTCACCAGGAAAGTATCCAGCAATTATTCAAGGGTCACTGGATTCAGCCAATCAGGCCGCACTACTCCAGCTCTGCGGCATGTATAACTGCTCCATTGTCTAG